A genomic region of Sarcophilus harrisii chromosome 6, mSarHar1.11, whole genome shotgun sequence contains the following coding sequences:
- the LOC100931614 gene encoding olfactory receptor 10AG1-like translates to MERSNITFVVEFILLGFSDLPNLRSLLFGIFLIIYINILIGNGLLIVITKTSPALQTPMYFFLGNFSLLEICYTSVTLPRILRDIWTQKGNISFLSCAIQTCSLYVLGIAECLFLAVMAYDRYVAICKPLYYPLIMNHWTCVQMVIASWITAIPAQIGVTYYIFSLNFCGTNKLNHIFCDASPLLEVAFGDTYQREIAVHVNTFFFVIIPFLLILISYFRIITTILKLPSTSGKSKAFSTCSSHLMVVCLFYGSASIMYLRPKSSHSAKSDKIFALFYTIVTPVLNPIIYSLRNKDVIIALRKFLPK, encoded by the coding sequence atggaaagaaGCAACATTACATTCGTGGTGGAATTCATTCTCCTGGGATTTTCTGACCTTCCCAACCTCCGAAGTcttctatttggaattttcttaatcATCTATATTAATATACTTATAGGAAATGGCCTGCTCATTGTTATAACTAAGACAAGTCCTGCTCTTCAAACCCCCATGTACTTTTTCcttggaaatttttctttgttagaaaTCTGTTACACATCAGTCACTCTCCCTAGAATACTAAGAGATATTTGGACTCAGAAGGGAAACATCTCATTCCTGTCCTGTGCTATACAGACTTGCTCCCTTTATGTTCTAGGAATTGCAGAGTGCTTATTCCTGGCTGTGATGGCTTATGACAGATATGTAGCCATCTGTAAGCCTCTTTACTATCCTCTCATCATGAATCACTGGACATGTGTCCAAATGGTGATTGCCTCCTGGATCACAGCGATACCAGCTCAGATAGGTGTCAcatattatattttctctctgaacTTTTGTGGTACTAACAAACTCAATCATATTTTTTGTGATGCTTCACCACTGCTGGAGGTTGCCTTTGGGGACACATATCAGAGAGAAATCGCTGTCCAtgttaatactttcttttttgtcataattCCCTTTCTGTTAATACTCATATCCTATTTCAGAATCATAACCACCATCCTGAAGCTACCATCGACTTCTGGGAAATCCAAAGCCTTTTCTACTTGTTCTTCTCATCTCATGGTTGTATGTTTATTCTATGGGTCTGCTAGTATTATGTATTTGCGACCCAAATCCAGTCATTCGGCTAAATCAGACAAGATATTTGCTCTTTTCTATACTATTGTAACTCCAGTGTTAAACCCCATAATATACAGCCTGAGGAATAAGGATGTAATTATTGCACTGAGAAAATTCCTTCCAAAATGA